The genomic window CGGGGTCGGCGCCGACGGCGGCGCCATCGAGCTGGATCTCAAGGAGTCCGCGCAGGACGGCATGGGCCCGCACGGCCTGCTCATCGGGGCCACCGGCTCCGGCAAGTCCGAGCTGCTCCGCACGCTGGTGCTCGGGCTGGCCGCCACGCACAGCTCCGAGCAGCTCAACTTCGTGCTGGTCGACTTCAAGGGCGGCGCGACCTTCGCCTCGTTCGACCGGCTGCCGCACACCGCCGCGGTGATCACCAACCTGGCCGACGCGCTGCCGCTGGTCGACCGAATGGTGGACGCGATCAACGGGGAGCTGGTCCGCCGGCAGGAGCTGCTGCGCCGGGCCGGCAACTTCGCCAGCCTCCGCGACTACGAACGGGCCCGCGCGGCCGGCACCCCGCTCGCCCCGCTGCCGTCGCTGCTGCTGATCTGCGACGAGTTCTCCGAGCTGCTCTCCGCCAAGCCCGACTTCATCGACCTCTTCGTCCAGATCGGCCGGCTGGGCCGGTCCCTCGGCGTGCACCTGCTGCTCGCCAGCCAGCGGCTGGAAGAGGGGCGGCTGCGGGGGCTCGACACCCACCTGTCGTACCGGATCGGGTTGCGGACCTTCTCGGCGCTGGAGTCCCGGACGGTGCTCGGGGTGCCCGATGCGCACGAGCTGCCCCGCTCCCCGGGTCACGGCTACCTGCGCGCCGGCACCGACCCGCTGGTCCGCTTCAAGGCCGCGTACGTCTCCGGCGCGGTCCGCCGCCGGGGCGGCCCGGCGGGCGCGGCCGGCGCGGGCGCGCCCCGGCTGCTCACCTTCTCCACCCACCTGGTGCCGGAGCCGGAGCCGGCCACCCCGGCCGCGCTGCCCGCCGCCGAGGAGGACGCCCCCACCCAGACCCTGCTCGACCTCCTGGTCGGCCGGCTGGCCGGGCAGGGGCCCCCGGCCCACCAGGTGTGGCTGCCGCCGCTGGACTCCTCCCCCACCCTCGACGAGCTGCTCGGCCCGGTCGCCGCCGACCCGGTACGCGGGCTCACCGTCGGCAATCCCGAGCTGCACGGGGCCCTCCAGGTGCCGGTGGCGGTGGTCGACAAGCCGTACGAGCAGCGCCGGGACCTGTTCTGGCTGGCGCTGGACGGCGCGGCCGGGCACGTCGCGGTGGTCGGGCAGCCGCAGAGCGGCAAGTCGAGCCTGCTGCGCACGCTGATCTGCGCGCTGGCGCTCACCCACACCCCGACCGAGGCGCAGGTCTACTGCCTCGACTTCGGCGGCGGGGCGCTCGGCGTGCTGCGCGACCTGCCGCACGTCGGCGGGGTCGCCGGCCGCTCCGACCCGACCGCGGTGCGCCGCACCGTCGGGGAGATCGCCGCCCTGCTGGCCGAGCGGGAACGCCGCTTCGCCGAACTGGGCGTGGAGTCGATGGCGGCGTGGCGACGGCGGCGGGCGGCGGCGCTGGCCAACGGGCAGCCGGGGACGGACCCGTTCGGCGACGTGTTCCTGGTGGTGGACGGCTGGGGCACCCTGCGCAACGACTATGAGGACCTGGAGCCGCTCGTCACCGACCTGGCCACCCGCGGCCTGTCGTACGGCGTCCACGTGGTGGCCGCCTCCGTGCGCTGGACCGACTTCCGGCCGGCGATCCGCGACCTGTTCGGTTCCCGGCTCGAACTGCGCCTCGGCGACCCGTCGGACTCGGTGGTGGTGAAGCGGGCGGTGGCGGCGAACGTGCCGGAGCAGGCCGGTCGGGGGATCACCGCGGAGGGGCTGCACCTCCTCGGTGCACTGCCCCGGGTCGCCGGGCTGGGCGGGGAGACGGTCGACCTGGTAAAGGCAGTCGTCGGCGCCTGGGCCGGGCCGGCCGCGCCCCGGGTCCGGCTGCTCCCGCCGGTGCTGCCGTACGCCGACCTGGACCTCTCGGCGACCACCGGCCTGGCCTTCCCGGTCGGGGTGGCCGAGGCGGACCTGCGCCCGGTGGTGCTGGACTTGGCGACCGAGCCGCACTTCGTGGTCTTCGGCGACGCCGAGTGCGGCAAGTCGTCGTTCCTGCGGGCGCTGGCCA from Micromonospora kangleipakensis includes these protein-coding regions:
- the eccCa gene encoding type VII secretion protein EccCa, with product MSTVVIKRPPRRPAPEIPIGELPVEAPPEIPVAAGGRWQQALMVLPMLGGTVAMAMMFGRGGGAYSYVVGGMFGLSSVAMLVTSWGSAAGTPKKSEMMAARREYLRHLTALRRRVRQTAGAQRAGLYYRHPDPGRLWSTVDSHRVWERRPGDPDFAVVRVGVGPQTLATPLVPPVTRPLEELEPMTAGALRRFLDAYSVVPDLPVALSLRSFARVFVRGPAGPRGAGSPAAQALTRAVLAQLAVFHAPDELLIAVCAGPERRARWDWVKWLPHAQHPTRADALGPVRLVSSSAAELERLLDEVLASRSRFSPAGPATDGPHVVVVLDGGDLTGATDLAGDGGIDAVTVVDLDTPPPRLLDRYALLLDLADSRLHSHSAAGHAEVGAADALELADAEAVARRLAPLRLAGTVRGPDAPPGAEPGLPELLGLGDPEGFTAEQGWAPRPARDRLRVPIGVGADGGAIELDLKESAQDGMGPHGLLIGATGSGKSELLRTLVLGLAATHSSEQLNFVLVDFKGGATFASFDRLPHTAAVITNLADALPLVDRMVDAINGELVRRQELLRRAGNFASLRDYERARAAGTPLAPLPSLLLICDEFSELLSAKPDFIDLFVQIGRLGRSLGVHLLLASQRLEEGRLRGLDTHLSYRIGLRTFSALESRTVLGVPDAHELPRSPGHGYLRAGTDPLVRFKAAYVSGAVRRRGGPAGAAGAGAPRLLTFSTHLVPEPEPATPAALPAAEEDAPTQTLLDLLVGRLAGQGPPAHQVWLPPLDSSPTLDELLGPVAADPVRGLTVGNPELHGALQVPVAVVDKPYEQRRDLFWLALDGAAGHVAVVGQPQSGKSSLLRTLICALALTHTPTEAQVYCLDFGGGALGVLRDLPHVGGVAGRSDPTAVRRTVGEIAALLAERERRFAELGVESMAAWRRRRAAALANGQPGTDPFGDVFLVVDGWGTLRNDYEDLEPLVTDLATRGLSYGVHVVAASVRWTDFRPAIRDLFGSRLELRLGDPSDSVVVKRAVAANVPEQAGRGITAEGLHLLGALPRVAGLGGETVDLVKAVVGAWAGPAAPRVRLLPPVLPYADLDLSATTGLAFPVGVAEADLRPVVLDLATEPHFVVFGDAECGKSSFLRALATSIITRFAPEQARVILVDYRRSLMGTIETPHLIGYGTAAPHAAELIESAAGYLQGRLPGPEVTPAQLRGRSWWSGPELFVLVDDYDLVAGGPTNPLRALEEHLPHARDVGLHLVLARRSGGAGRTQFEPIIQRLRELSTTGLVMSGGPEEGALVGQVKAGPLPPGRGRLVTRREGVRLVQLAHLPPP